From Kineosporia succinea, the proteins below share one genomic window:
- a CDS encoding type I polyketide synthase produces MADEQKLRDYLKRAIADAQEARGRLREVEERALEPIAIVGTACRYPGGVSSPEQLWQLVAEGRDAVSGFPANRGWDLDALYDADPTVPGTSYSRESGFLHDADLFDPEPFGLSPREAAALDPQQRLLLLTAWEALERAGLDPLGLKGSSTGVFAGLMYNDYGSRANLPGEQEGYLFSGSAGSIASGRLSYTFGFEGPAVSVDTACSSSLVALHLAANALRRGECDRALAGGVAVMSTPTAFVEFSRQRGLAADGRCRSFAESAGGTGWSEGVGLLVVERLSDAVRDGRRIVGVLRGSAVNQDGASNGLTAPNGPSQERVIRQALANAGLSPAEVDAVEAHGTGTRLGDPIEAQALLAAYGQGREAPLWLGSLKSNIGHAQAAAGVGGIIKMLEAMRHGTLPATLHVDEPSSRVDWSSGAVELLTRARPWDVVPGRPRRAGVSSFGISGTNAHVILEEPPRTDVPGPAREPHAFRLRRFWLEPAAASEPVGHPLMSSGIAAADRDEHRFTGRVTPHTQPWLADHTIGGTVLVPGTALVELAAWAGERTGCPVVSELTVPVPVRLKGTHRLQVVVGPESDAEREIQIYGRGQENQDWTLHATGRLSGETGPAGPDLTRWPPPGADEVDLDGLYARLDTAGYAYGPHFQNLRRAWRQGDELFAEIGPVEAGGFLLHPALLDSALHPLLLDTDGPALLPFAWNGVRLYAPGAASLRVRLTLGDTVALDLADDSGLPVASVQALTLRAAGTAPVRDGLLRLTWTPLDGTDEIGHWAVLGDDRLGLPVTVPCVPDLEALDEAPEVLVVPVPSGSTELGTAPRTHATTARVLKTLQECLARPLLDDTRIVVVTRGAVAVTGADRLADLSPSGVWGLVRSAQTENPGRLGLVDLDHPGPALIRALACGEPQVAVRDGALSAPRLARITAPTGTTRPEPTPDGVTQAGWGTGTVLVTGAGGALAPVVTRHLVVHHGVRRLLLISRRGAQAPGAAEHAAELTALGAQVRFAACDVADRRALAEALAGTDLTAVVHAAGVLDDATFAALDPGRLRAVLRAKVDAAWNLHELTRHHDLSAFVVYSSLAGLFGNAGQAAYAAGNTFLDALVTHRRAQGLPALSLAWGLWADDTTHSMGAELTGTDRVRLARTGIVPLHPDEAMDLFDRAVTGDDPVVAVTRLDLRAAGPDAPEVMRALVPSRPRGSGGRKIEPATDLLGLVRTAAAAVLGHTGAASIPADRPLQELGLDSLTAVELRNRLGSATGLRLPSTLVFDYPAPDALAQRLTELTTGTRTSTASTIRTVTDEPVAIVGMACRYPGGVSSPEELWHLVADGRDAISGFPVNRGWDLDALYDPDPGRPGTSYTREGGFLHDADLFDPDFFGMSAREALATDPQQRLLLMTAWEAMDHAGIVPASLRGSRSGVYTGVMYHDYGTLTRPVPEELEGYLAGGSAGSVASGRLSYTFGFEGPAVSVDTACSSSLVALHLAANALRQGECDLALAGGVAVMSTPAAFVEFSRQRGLAADGRCRSFAESANGTGWSEGVGLLVVERLSDAVRNGRRILGVLRGSAVNQDGASNGLTAPNGPSQERVIRQALANAGLDAADVDVVEAHGTGTRLGDPIEAQALLATYGQDREKPLWLGSLKSNLGHTQAAAGVGGIIKMLEAMRHGVLPATLHVDEPSSQVDWTAGRVELLKDARPWEITAGRPRRAGVSSFGISGTNAHVVLEQYATDVPEPTRGVRTGFLFTGQGSQRLGMGRELYEREPVFAEALDAVCAHLDPQLSRPLKAVMFAAEGSADSALLDQTAFTQAALFALGTALFRLVEASGVKPDHLLGHSIGEVTAAHCAGVLDLPDACALVIARGRFMQSAREGGAMVALEASEDEVVPTLEGLGVTVAGVNGPRSVVISGDEDAAEEVARLWRDRGRRVKRLTVSHAFHSAHMDGILAGFTAAIADLTFAPASVPVISNLTGRPAGHRMRTPAYWAEQIRGAVRFHDGVRFLEGQGVTRYLELGPDGVLSALVEGAVPLLRARRPEPETVGEALDGLRNNGFQLRRFWLEPSTVPGHDPAGLGLTPTGHPLLAAELTTDTGSVLTGRLTEDAPVATLVELVLAATGPHERVRELLVEAPLSLGTAGALRLQVRTAIPAGDGGTTVSVHSQPEGTSDPWTRHAQGTLAPATGHRPAPARGGGFRLDPRLLEAALDVAPAEDVPIAWHDIHLHREGTDRAAPTWSDTDDGSLALHLHDGAGRPVLTVGSITFGPLAETGPTGLLTVTWSPGPEVSVPGPRTWALLGDPAGRFEGLPVLTSGAVADAVVTVVTDASLTLRTVREWLSDERRSGTPLLVVALDEEPGTAAGCGLVRAAQAEAPGRIVLVHLDTDDPAALDTALAAGEPEVRVSGTRPLVPRLTRIPPAVVPAQHHRIDGTVLITGGTGALGSRIARHLAGAHGVRRLLLVSRSGSAAPGAAQLRAELNELGAEVVLAAADVRDRQALAVLLDGEPVTGVVHAAGVRDHGLLATMTEDRFEAVLDVARAAGHLDDLVPDAEFFVLFSSAAGSFGALAQSGDAAANALLDAVASRRRARGWRAVSLAWGPWNLEESGHDVRLHLPEGVRPVEPAQALRLFDAARACDVPAVVAVPFSASVLRTADRLLPLLRGLLPGRSRTAVAEPPSLAERLRDLSGDQKRSFLVDLVVTEASTILGGTEVSADRPFRDLGLDSLTALELRNRLSAEVGESLPATIVFDRPTPGELAGYLLDEVVGEPVPSAVTELDRLEELVTGLAQDPARQGALVLQLQALLTRFSGAVPASTDGIETASLAEVFDFIDNELGRAAS; encoded by the coding sequence ATGGCTGACGAGCAGAAGCTGCGTGACTACCTGAAGCGAGCGATCGCCGACGCCCAGGAGGCGCGCGGGCGTCTGCGCGAGGTGGAGGAACGGGCACTGGAGCCGATCGCGATCGTGGGCACGGCCTGCCGCTACCCCGGCGGCGTGTCCTCTCCGGAGCAGCTGTGGCAGCTGGTCGCCGAAGGTCGCGACGCCGTGTCGGGCTTTCCGGCCAACCGCGGCTGGGACCTGGACGCGCTGTACGACGCCGACCCGACGGTGCCCGGGACGTCGTACTCCCGGGAGAGTGGGTTCCTGCACGACGCCGATCTGTTCGACCCGGAGCCGTTCGGTCTGTCACCCCGCGAGGCGGCGGCGCTGGATCCGCAGCAGCGGCTCCTGCTGCTGACGGCGTGGGAGGCGCTGGAACGGGCCGGGCTGGATCCGCTGGGCCTGAAGGGCAGCTCCACCGGGGTTTTCGCGGGGCTGATGTACAACGACTACGGATCGCGCGCGAACCTGCCCGGTGAACAGGAGGGTTATCTCTTCAGTGGCAGCGCGGGAAGCATTGCCTCCGGACGCCTTTCGTACACCTTCGGTTTCGAGGGGCCCGCGGTCTCGGTGGACACGGCGTGTTCCTCGTCGCTGGTCGCGCTGCACCTGGCCGCGAACGCGCTGCGTCGTGGCGAGTGCGACCGGGCGCTGGCCGGTGGGGTGGCGGTGATGTCGACCCCGACGGCCTTCGTGGAGTTCTCCCGCCAGCGCGGTCTGGCGGCCGACGGGCGGTGCCGTTCGTTCGCCGAGTCGGCGGGCGGCACGGGCTGGTCGGAGGGCGTGGGTCTGCTCGTGGTGGAACGGCTTTCGGACGCGGTGCGCGACGGCCGCCGGATCGTGGGCGTTCTGCGGGGGTCGGCGGTGAACCAGGACGGTGCGTCCAACGGCCTCACGGCACCGAACGGGCCTTCGCAGGAGCGGGTGATCCGGCAGGCGCTGGCGAACGCGGGCCTGTCGCCGGCCGAGGTCGACGCGGTGGAGGCCCACGGCACGGGGACGCGGCTGGGGGATCCGATCGAGGCGCAGGCGCTGCTGGCCGCCTACGGTCAGGGACGTGAAGCACCGCTGTGGCTCGGGTCTTTGAAGTCGAACATCGGGCACGCCCAGGCCGCCGCCGGGGTGGGCGGGATCATCAAGATGCTCGAGGCGATGCGGCACGGAACGCTCCCGGCGACGCTGCACGTCGACGAGCCGTCGTCACGGGTCGACTGGTCGTCGGGAGCGGTCGAGCTGCTCACGCGGGCACGCCCGTGGGACGTGGTGCCGGGCCGTCCGCGGCGGGCGGGGGTCTCGTCGTTCGGGATCAGTGGCACGAACGCGCACGTCATTCTCGAAGAGCCGCCCCGGACGGACGTTCCCGGGCCGGCCCGGGAGCCTCACGCCTTCCGGCTGCGGCGGTTCTGGCTCGAGCCGGCCGCCGCGTCCGAGCCGGTGGGGCATCCGCTGATGAGCTCGGGGATCGCGGCCGCCGACCGGGACGAGCACCGCTTCACCGGACGCGTCACACCCCACACGCAGCCCTGGCTGGCCGACCACACGATCGGCGGCACGGTACTCGTGCCCGGCACCGCGCTGGTCGAGCTGGCGGCCTGGGCGGGGGAGAGGACCGGCTGCCCGGTCGTGTCCGAGCTGACCGTGCCGGTCCCGGTCCGGCTGAAGGGGACGCACCGGCTGCAGGTCGTGGTCGGGCCGGAGAGCGACGCGGAGCGGGAGATCCAGATCTACGGCCGCGGCCAAGAGAACCAGGACTGGACGCTGCACGCCACCGGCCGGCTGTCCGGCGAGACCGGGCCTGCCGGGCCGGACCTGACGCGGTGGCCTCCGCCCGGCGCCGACGAGGTGGACCTCGACGGTCTCTACGCCCGGCTGGACACGGCCGGGTACGCCTACGGCCCGCACTTCCAGAACCTGCGCCGCGCCTGGCGGCAGGGCGACGAGCTGTTCGCCGAGATCGGGCCGGTCGAGGCGGGAGGCTTCCTGCTGCACCCGGCACTGCTCGACAGCGCGCTGCACCCGCTCCTGCTCGACACCGACGGCCCGGCCCTTCTGCCGTTCGCCTGGAACGGGGTGCGGCTGTACGCACCGGGGGCGGCCTCGCTGCGGGTGCGGCTCACCCTCGGCGACACCGTGGCCCTGGACCTGGCCGACGACAGCGGTCTGCCGGTGGCGAGCGTCCAGGCACTGACGCTGCGCGCGGCCGGGACGGCACCGGTGCGGGACGGTCTGCTGCGCCTCACCTGGACCCCGCTGGACGGGACGGACGAGATCGGGCACTGGGCGGTGCTGGGTGACGACCGCCTGGGGCTGCCCGTGACGGTGCCGTGCGTTCCCGACCTGGAGGCACTGGACGAGGCACCCGAGGTGCTCGTCGTGCCGGTGCCGTCCGGGTCCACGGAGCTGGGCACCGCACCACGCACGCACGCCACGACCGCCCGGGTGCTGAAGACGCTGCAGGAGTGCCTGGCCCGGCCACTGCTCGACGACACCCGGATCGTGGTGGTCACCCGGGGCGCGGTCGCGGTGACCGGCGCGGACCGTCTCGCCGATCTCTCCCCCAGCGGCGTCTGGGGCCTGGTGCGGTCGGCGCAGACCGAGAACCCCGGCCGCCTCGGGCTCGTCGACCTCGACCACCCGGGCCCCGCGCTGATCCGGGCCCTCGCGTGCGGGGAACCCCAGGTGGCGGTGCGGGACGGTGCGCTCAGCGCCCCCCGGCTCGCCCGCATCACCGCGCCGACGGGCACGACCCGCCCGGAACCGACGCCGGACGGGGTGACGCAGGCCGGCTGGGGCACCGGAACCGTCCTCGTCACCGGGGCCGGCGGTGCGCTCGCACCGGTGGTGACGCGGCACCTGGTGGTGCACCACGGCGTCCGCCGTCTGCTGCTGATCAGCCGCCGCGGGGCGCAGGCCCCGGGCGCGGCCGAACACGCGGCCGAACTGACGGCGCTCGGGGCCCAGGTCCGGTTCGCCGCCTGCGACGTCGCCGACCGGAGGGCGCTCGCCGAGGCCCTGGCCGGCACCGACCTCACCGCCGTGGTGCACGCCGCGGGCGTACTCGACGACGCCACGTTCGCCGCGCTCGACCCCGGCCGGTTGCGGGCGGTGCTGCGGGCGAAGGTGGACGCGGCCTGGAACCTGCACGAGCTCACCCGGCATCACGACCTGAGCGCGTTCGTCGTCTACTCGTCGCTGGCCGGGCTGTTCGGCAACGCCGGGCAGGCCGCCTACGCCGCGGGCAACACGTTCCTCGACGCCCTGGTCACCCACCGCCGCGCCCAGGGACTGCCCGCCCTCTCGCTCGCCTGGGGCCTGTGGGCGGACGACACCACCCACAGCATGGGCGCCGAGCTCACGGGCACCGACCGCGTCCGCCTCGCCCGCACCGGCATCGTGCCGCTGCACCCCGACGAGGCCATGGACCTGTTCGACCGCGCGGTCACCGGCGACGATCCGGTGGTGGCCGTGACCCGGCTCGACCTGCGCGCCGCGGGCCCGGACGCCCCCGAGGTCATGCGTGCTCTCGTCCCCTCGCGTCCGCGCGGGAGCGGCGGCCGGAAGATCGAGCCGGCGACCGATCTCCTCGGCCTCGTGCGCACGGCAGCGGCGGCCGTGCTCGGTCACACCGGTGCGGCCTCGATCCCCGCCGACCGTCCGCTGCAGGAACTGGGCCTCGACTCGCTGACCGCCGTGGAGCTCCGCAACCGCCTCGGCTCGGCCACCGGCCTGCGGCTCCCCAGCACCCTGGTCTTCGACTACCCGGCCCCCGACGCCCTCGCCCAGCGCCTCACCGAGCTGACGACCGGCACCAGAACGAGCACGGCCAGTACCATCCGCACGGTCACCGACGAACCCGTCGCCATCGTCGGCATGGCCTGCCGCTACCCGGGCGGGGTCTCGTCGCCCGAAGAGCTGTGGCACCTCGTCGCCGACGGCCGCGACGCGATCTCCGGCTTCCCGGTCAACCGCGGCTGGGACCTGGACGCCCTCTACGACCCGGACCCCGGACGGCCCGGCACCTCGTACACCCGCGAAGGCGGGTTCCTGCACGACGCCGATCTTTTCGACCCGGACTTCTTCGGCATGTCGGCCCGCGAGGCGCTGGCGACCGACCCGCAACAACGTCTGCTGCTCATGACCGCGTGGGAGGCGATGGATCACGCGGGAATCGTGCCCGCGTCACTACGGGGTTCGCGCAGCGGTGTCTACACCGGGGTGATGTACCACGACTACGGCACTCTCACCCGACCCGTCCCCGAGGAACTCGAGGGCTACCTCGCCGGAGGGAGTGCGGGAAGCGTTGCCTCGGGACGCCTCTCGTACACCTTCGGTTTCGAGGGCCCGGCGGTCTCGGTGGACACGGCCTGTTCCTCGTCGCTGGTCGCGCTGCACCTGGCCGCGAACGCGCTGCGGCAGGGGGAGTGCGACCTGGCGCTGGCCGGCGGGGTGGCCGTGATGTCGACCCCGGCCGCGTTCGTGGAGTTCTCGCGCCAGCGCGGTCTGGCGGCCGACGGGCGGTGCCGTTCGTTCGCCGAGTCGGCAAATGGCACGGGCTGGTCGGAGGGTGTGGGTCTGCTCGTGGTGGAACGGCTTTCGGACGCGGTGCGCAACGGCCGTCGCATCCTCGGGGTCCTGCGCGGGTCGGCGGTGAACCAGGACGGGGCCTCGAACGGCCTGACCGCACCCAACGGGCCCTCCCAGGAACGCGTGATCCGGCAGGCGCTCGCGAACGCCGGGCTGGACGCGGCCGACGTCGACGTCGTGGAGGCCCACGGCACGGGCACCCGGCTCGGTGACCCGATCGAGGCGCAGGCCCTGCTGGCCACTTACGGTCAGGATCGTGAGAAGCCGCTGTGGCTGGGGTCTCTCAAGTCCAACCTGGGGCACACCCAGGCCGCTGCGGGGGTCGGCGGCATCATCAAGATGCTCGAGGCCATGCGTCACGGTGTGCTCCCGGCCACCCTGCACGTGGACGAGCCCTCGTCGCAGGTCGACTGGACGGCCGGCCGGGTCGAGCTCCTGAAGGACGCCCGGCCGTGGGAGATCACCGCGGGGCGTCCGCGGCGGGCCGGGGTGTCGTCGTTCGGGATCAGCGGCACCAACGCCCACGTCGTGCTCGAGCAGTACGCGACCGACGTGCCCGAGCCCACCCGGGGTGTGCGCACCGGGTTCCTGTTCACCGGGCAGGGCAGCCAGCGTCTGGGCATGGGCCGCGAGCTGTACGAGCGTGAGCCGGTTTTCGCCGAGGCCCTGGACGCGGTCTGCGCCCACCTCGATCCGCAGCTGTCGCGTCCGCTGAAGGCCGTGATGTTCGCGGCCGAGGGCTCCGCCGACTCGGCCCTGCTCGACCAGACGGCCTTCACCCAGGCCGCCCTGTTCGCCCTCGGTACGGCCCTGTTCCGGCTCGTCGAGGCGTCCGGGGTGAAACCGGACCACCTGCTGGGCCACTCGATCGGCGAGGTCACCGCGGCCCACTGCGCCGGCGTGCTCGACCTGCCCGACGCCTGCGCGCTGGTGATCGCCCGCGGCCGGTTCATGCAGTCGGCGCGCGAGGGCGGTGCGATGGTCGCGCTGGAGGCGTCCGAGGACGAGGTCGTCCCCACCCTGGAGGGTCTCGGGGTGACGGTCGCCGGCGTCAACGGGCCTCGCTCCGTGGTGATCTCGGGGGACGAGGACGCTGCGGAGGAGGTGGCGAGGCTCTGGCGGGACCGGGGGCGACGGGTCAAGCGGCTGACCGTCTCGCACGCCTTCCACTCGGCACACATGGACGGGATCCTCGCCGGGTTCACCGCCGCCATAGCGGATCTCACGTTCGCCCCCGCGTCCGTCCCGGTGATCTCGAACCTGACCGGCCGCCCGGCGGGTCACCGGATGCGAACCCCGGCCTACTGGGCCGAGCAGATCCGCGGCGCCGTGCGGTTCCACGACGGGGTGAGGTTCCTGGAGGGGCAGGGTGTCACCCGTTACCTGGAACTCGGCCCGGACGGGGTGCTCAGCGCGCTCGTCGAGGGGGCCGTGCCGCTGCTGCGGGCCCGGCGACCGGAGCCGGAGACGGTGGGCGAAGCTCTCGACGGACTGAGGAACAACGGATTTCAGCTGCGCCGGTTCTGGCTGGAGCCCTCGACCGTGCCCGGGCACGACCCCGCCGGACTGGGCCTCACCCCGACCGGGCACCCGCTGCTCGCGGCCGAACTGACCACGGACACCGGCAGCGTGCTCACCGGCCGGCTCACGGAGGACGCGCCGGTGGCCACCCTGGTCGAACTGGTGCTGGCCGCGACCGGCCCGCACGAGCGGGTGCGGGAGCTGCTCGTCGAGGCGCCGCTGTCCCTCGGAACCGCCGGGGCCCTGCGCCTTCAGGTGCGCACCGCGATCCCGGCCGGCGACGGGGGCACGACGGTCTCCGTGCACTCCCAGCCGGAGGGGACGTCCGACCCGTGGACCCGTCACGCCCAGGGCACCCTGGCACCCGCGACCGGGCACCGGCCGGCGCCCGCGCGTGGTGGTGGCTTCCGGCTCGATCCGCGCCTCCTGGAGGCGGCTCTGGACGTCGCGCCCGCCGAGGACGTGCCGATCGCCTGGCACGACATCCACCTGCACCGGGAGGGCACCGACCGGGCCGCCCCCACCTGGAGCGACACGGACGACGGCTCGCTCGCCCTGCACCTGCACGACGGGGCCGGCCGGCCCGTGCTCACGGTCGGGTCGATCACCTTCGGGCCGCTCGCCGAGACCGGGCCCACCGGCCTGCTCACGGTGACCTGGTCCCCGGGGCCGGAGGTTTCGGTGCCGGGGCCGCGGACCTGGGCTCTCCTGGGCGATCCGGCGGGGCGGTTCGAGGGGCTGCCGGTGCTGACCTCCGGGGCGGTGGCGGACGCGGTGGTCACGGTGGTCACGGATGCGTCCCTCACGCTGCGGACGGTTCGGGAGTGGCTGTCCGACGAGCGGCGTTCCGGAACCCCCCTGCTGGTCGTGGCTCTGGACGAGGAGCCGGGGACGGCGGCCGGGTGTGGTCTGGTGCGCGCGGCCCAGGCCGAGGCGCCGGGCCGGATCGTCCTGGTGCACCTGGACACCGACGACCCGGCGGCTCTCGACACGGCCCTGGCGGCGGGGGAGCCCGAGGTCCGGGTGAGCGGGACCCGTCCGCTGGTGCCGCGTCTCACCCGGATCCCCCCGGCCGTGGTCCCGGCGCAGCACCACCGGATCGACGGCACGGTGCTGATCACGGGGGGCACCGGCGCTCTCGGCTCGCGGATCGCCCGCCATCTGGCCGGCGCCCACGGGGTCAGGCGTCTGCTGCTGGTGAGCCGGAGCGGATCGGCGGCGCCGGGGGCGGCGCAGCTGCGCGCCGAGCTGAACGAGCTCGGCGCCGAGGTCGTCCTGGCCGCCGCCGACGTGCGCGACCGGCAGGCCCTGGCCGTCCTGCTCGACGGGGAGCCGGTGACCGGGGTCGTGCACGCGGCCGGGGTGCGTGACCACGGGTTGCTCGCCACCATGACCGAAGACCGGTTCGAGGCCGTGCTCGACGTGGCCCGGGCCGCCGGGCATCTCGACGACCTGGTGCCGGACGCGGAGTTCTTCGTGCTCTTCTCCTCGGCCGCCGGCAGTTTCGGGGCACTGGCGCAGTCCGGCGACGCGGCGGCGAACGCGCTTCTCGATGCGGTGGCCTCACGTCGCCGGGCCCGGGGGTGGCGGGCGGTCTCTCTCGCCTGGGGGCCGTGGAACCTCGAGGAGAGCGGGCACGACGTGCGGCTCCACCTGCCGGAGGGGGTTCGGCCGGTCGAACCGGCTCAGGCGCTGCGGCTTTTCGACGCGGCCCGGGCGTGCGACGTCCCGGCGGTCGTCGCGGTTCCGTTCAGCGCCTCGGTGCTCCGGACCGCCGACCGGCTGCTGCCGCTGCTGCGCGGCCTGCTGCCGGGCCGGTCCCGGACGGCCGTGGCCGAGCCGCCGAGCCTGGCCGAGCGGCTCCGCGACCTCTCCGGTGACCAGAAGCGCTCGTTCCTGGTCGATCTCGTGGTGACCGAGGCGTCCACCATTCTGGGGGGCACCGAAGTGAGCGCCGACCGGCCGTTCCGCGACCTGGGACTGGACTCGCTGACCGCGCTCGAACTGCGCAACCGGCTGTCGGCCGAGGTGGGCGAGAGTCTGCCCGCAACCATTGTTTTCGACCGTCCGACGCCCGGGGAGCTGGCCGGGTACCTGCTCGACGAGGTGGTGGGGGAGCCGGTGCCGTCCGCGGTGACCGAGCTGGACCGCCTCGAGGAGCTGGTCACCGGGCTCGCACAGGACCCGGCGCGGCAGGGAGCGCTGGTGCTCCAGCTGCAGGCGTTGCTGACCCGGTTCTCCGGGGCGGTGCCCGCATCGACGGACGGCATCGAGACGGCTTCGCTGGCCGAGGTGTTCGACTTCATCGACAACGAACTGGGTCGCGCGGCGAGCTAG
- a CDS encoding thioesterase II family protein yields the protein MDSLWFRRLNRATGTSAPRLLCFPHAGGAASAFASLARALGPTGDRAAVEVLAVQYPGRQDRLREPFASSITRLADQVAERIPAGPLTFFGHSMGAVVAYEVARRLGGAGPQRLFASGRNAPSWPSDRAVHLSDDRELVRDVRGLGGAGVAALDDPDLVAMVLPALRSDYTAIETYTWREGSEPRCPVTVLMGDHDPLVDIAGARAWQRHSAGPLTLRVYPGGHFYLETQAAALAADLRLQV from the coding sequence ATGGACAGCCTGTGGTTCCGCCGCCTGAACCGGGCCACCGGGACGAGCGCGCCCCGCCTGCTGTGCTTCCCGCACGCGGGCGGGGCGGCCAGCGCCTTCGCGTCCCTGGCGCGGGCCCTGGGCCCCACCGGGGACAGGGCGGCCGTGGAGGTGCTGGCCGTGCAGTACCCGGGCCGGCAGGACCGGCTCCGGGAGCCCTTCGCCTCCTCGATCACGCGGCTCGCCGACCAGGTCGCCGAGCGGATCCCGGCCGGGCCGCTGACGTTCTTCGGGCACAGCATGGGTGCCGTGGTCGCGTACGAGGTGGCGCGGCGCCTGGGCGGGGCCGGGCCGCAGCGGCTGTTCGCGTCGGGACGCAACGCCCCGTCGTGGCCCTCCGACCGGGCCGTGCACCTGAGCGACGACCGCGAACTGGTGCGGGACGTGCGTGGGCTCGGCGGTGCGGGGGTCGCGGCCCTCGACGACCCGGACCTGGTCGCCATGGTGCTGCCGGCGCTACGGTCCGACTACACCGCCATCGAGACCTACACCTGGCGCGAGGGGAGCGAACCGCGTTGCCCCGTCACCGTTCTCATGGGTGACCACGACCCGCTGGTCGACATCGCCGGGGCCCGTGCCTGGCAGCGGCACTCGGCCGGGCCGCTCACGCTGCGGGTCTACCCCGGTGGCCACTTCTACCTGGAGACGCAGGCCGCGGCGCTCGCCGCCGACCTGCGCCTGCAGGTGTGA
- a CDS encoding GntR family transcriptional regulator, with protein sequence MSQYRIIADEIAARIQSGHHAPGTLLPSPGDLEHLGHRLGDARDALRWLVRHGWAEIRPGTGYHVTEQPPQDEWEQFTRHVDGYLDGLRDS encoded by the coding sequence ATGTCCCAGTACCGCATCATCGCCGACGAGATCGCGGCACGGATCCAGTCCGGGCACCACGCGCCGGGCACCCTTCTGCCCAGCCCGGGTGACCTCGAGCACCTGGGGCACCGGCTCGGGGACGCCCGCGACGCGTTGCGCTGGCTGGTGCGGCACGGCTGGGCCGAGATCCGGCCGGGCACCGGTTATCACGTGACCGAGCAGCCGCCGCAGGACGAGTGGGAGCAGTTCACCCGGCACGTGGACGGGTATCTCGACGGGCTGCGCGACAGCTGA
- a CDS encoding Lrp/AsnC family transcriptional regulator, with amino-acid sequence MTGIDGIDGRILRTLDASPRATVQYVAEHLGIARGTAHSHIGRLFEGPHLCPVSSRLRPASVGRPLRAQVTAEVDQSTFEGMIGDLSKIPEVVECVAISGASDLAIEILARDADDVYRITQRIMECRGIRRTATSLVLRELIPRRMSQLLD; translated from the coding sequence ATGACTGGGATCGACGGCATCGACGGGCGCATCCTGCGCACGCTCGACGCCTCTCCACGCGCCACGGTGCAGTACGTGGCCGAGCACCTGGGCATCGCGCGGGGCACGGCGCACTCGCACATCGGGCGGCTCTTCGAGGGCCCCCACCTGTGCCCGGTGAGCTCCCGGCTGCGGCCGGCGAGCGTGGGGCGTCCGTTGCGGGCGCAGGTGACGGCCGAGGTCGACCAGTCGACGTTCGAGGGGATGATCGGCGACCTGTCGAAGATCCCGGAAGTGGTCGAGTGCGTGGCGATCTCGGGGGCGAGCGACCTGGCCATCGAGATCCTGGCGCGGGACGCGGACGACGTCTATCGCATCACGCAGCGCATCATGGAGTGCCGCGGGATCCGGCGCACGGCCACGAGCCTGGTGCTGCGGGAGCTGATCCCCCGGCGGATGTCGCAGCTGCTCGATTAG